One Odontesthes bonariensis isolate fOdoBon6 chromosome 12, fOdoBon6.hap1, whole genome shotgun sequence genomic window, gaaaaaaaacaaaaaaacaacaactgcagAATATCAAAGAAAATCTGAGGTTGTGCAAATTCATTATCAAATAGTGCACCAATACCACATTGCACACATAGAGCAGATAAACAGGGGTGGTTGATCAGAAGCCAGTCTGCTAGATCCAAAGTGACTGTGAGTGCACAGACCGCCATGCAATCGCTGCACGCCGCCTGCTCTCATTTACTTTGCGTGAAGGGGGGTGTGGCGCTGTTGGCACTTGCAGCGGTGGCACTAACTATGGAGAAGCCAGCGGGGGGCGCTGTGGAGCTGTGGCTGGGCTGCACGTCTTTCGGGATGCCACTGTGGGAGGCCAGTTGATGGCCGAAGGCCGCGCTGAACTGAGGGAGCTGTTGCTTGGGCTGCGTGGAGGTCAACAGATCGTGCGACGTGGATGGGAGCGAGGATGAGGGGACGGGGGGAGTCGTTAAACCAGTCATGGCGCTCTGTGGCATCGCTGAGAGAGCAGCCATGGGCTGCAACGTCACAGAGAGGGTGGTGGCGGGGGGAGTGGACAGGGACGTGGATATGAGATGACTTTCTGATCTTATGAGATTGCCAAACTGAGTGGGGTCGGCGAGGGGGAGAGGGATGTTGTTCCACGACGAGCGCGGGGGCCCCGGTACCCCGCTGAGAGGGACGTCCAGTAGAAGTGGGGTGTCCGTCTGAAAGGAGCTGGCGTGGGGAGAAGATATGTGGTCGCTGTATGGGGATGGCACGTGCTCACTGCTGTAGTGGCTACCCTGGGGAGACGACGTGGGTACGTCCGACTTTGCCAAAACGTGGGATGCGTGTGTCCGAGAAAACGTCCGCTCCGTTATGGAGGTCTGAGTGAGCAGGGAGGTGGTGGAGGGGGTTACTGCAGAAGAAGAGGAGCTTATGTTGGAGCACGATGCTGGGGGCTGGCTGGTGGGCTGAGATGGTGGTGAGGGGGGAAAGTGATCCCCAGTGGACTGCAGTAGATTGTCCGCCAGCTCCAGGCTCGTGAAGTTCTCTGTAGGGATGCGGCTGTTGAGCAGGGCCCCCATGCCTCCTTGCTGGACAGGTCCAGGAAACACCACCATGGCTCTGTGGTCCACTCCTTCAGCAGGGGCCAGGTCTGCCATGGAAGTCAGGCACACCAACGAGTCCGGGTAGGACCCCATAGCCTGCAGTGCACGTACCAACTCCTCAGCCTCCTCCGTGGTGGGCAGTAGCTCCCCATTCTTACCTGCAAAAACATTTGCAATGTTCATCACTATCGCACATTATTTGTATATTCATGAAAGGCACAGCGATGAGCTATAAAACAACCTTCGAATAAGTCAAAGTCCTGCAGGTCATCAGGTAGTCTCGGTAACACATCAGAGAAGTCCTCGAGGTCATTTGGAATGTCTGCCATGTCATTGGTGATATCGTCAGGAAGCTCATCTGTACTCAGGTCTGGAGTTGAAGGGCTCCTGCCACaggcacaaaacaaaacaaacgctTAGGCAAATAATTAAAACGTGCCACTGCAGTAAAGCAGCTGCTTAAACATGAGACCGAGCGTGTTCCGACACTGGATCTCCACACGCTAAATTTTTTAACTCGACAGTGAGCAGTTTTAACTCACCTGATGCTGGCCTGTGAGGGCAACGCCAAGCTCGTAGAGGGCATTCCCAGGTTCCCCTGTGGCACCGCCGGGGGGATGGGTTTCTGAGGCCTTCGCggccctctcctcctcttctttttgtgttttttggtgAGCGCCGGCGGTTTGGTCTTTTTACGTGGCTTTCGCTgttgctggtgctggtgctgcacCCTTCGGTTTACATCCCCACGCAGGAAATTATCCTGTGCAAGGTGAAAACAAGTAAACTTTGAAGGTGTTGTCGTTTTCACCTCTGAGCAGAGCCCCCCACTAACTATACTAAGCTCAGAAGTTGCAGGTAGAAGCTGCATACTTAGCATACTGACACAAGAGTGCTATCAATCTCCTCATCCATCTCTCCGCCAAGAGCAAATAAGCCGATTTTCCACAATGCTCCAAGTTTTCCAGACTCTGAACTCACCATCTTTTTGGCATGCTCTTCACAGAGGGGTGTCTGGTGTGTGATGTCAAACACGGGGATGGAGCACTGCTGACCGTCTGCAAATTTGGCTGTGCAACTAGCAAAGAGCTGCTGGGAGCGATTCAACAGAATGTCTACGGTGGGCAATGAAGGAAAAAGACATACCCGATAAAAAGCACCGACTTATGAAAAGTATTATTTTGAAGTTGATAACAGAATCAAAGCCATTACTCTGAGCTTATAGAGGCCAATTCAACTCATATTATTGTGATGCAAAGGATACGCTGAAAGCAGTGTCGAGTGAAGGGCAGAGCTCTGTTGTTGCAGGCCTGGCCCTTTGTGCTGCCAGTGCATGTCCCCGGATCTGTGCTCTGCGGCCTCGCTGGAGCCGCACTGCAAAGAAAAATAGATGCAGGACTGAGCAAACGGCAGCGACACGGACAATACCTCACATTATGTCGTGCTCATTtgaaagcaacatcaaaaaaaGCTAAATCCAGAGGGCCAACATCCCAGTAGCAGAGGCAACACCCTTTTCTGGCAACGCA contains:
- the ino80da gene encoding INO80 complex subunit Da, which codes for MYEGKHIHFSEVDNKPLCSYSPKLCKQRRLNGYAFCIRHVLEDKTAPFKQCEYVAKYNSQRCTNPIPKSEDRRYCNSHLQVLGFIPKKERKKKHDVLEEMRPRAHLESVALNITVPSLALKAPNGINELPPSPPCARLLPLPDGEFLDPFAFYEDDTDGEEVSTPRKGNAIKKKLQSRHILNQKLCNNTELFQPPSEHFTPSPVARVHPSSPLNTLLPRQQPGLFQQSQHSTSFTYPGQQQGLLCNPPPPQTVNFLPPGMPANAAPSPGQHSGPSLSRKMPFTATPLPVSCKDSGSNNQRHVVVMRPAAFSPSASCLARLQHLVQLCAKRHREHGDLFPHLGLDWSEDSADEDDEEEEAERLAPFQSSWRPHNGLDDSGSSRRTRLLRLCSYLQEKYKHMCRQERASIRQKRYRYAFRKALVHAAGNNPNCAGQLIQELSGASRSSSCAAPARPQSTDPGTCTGSTKGQACNNRALPFTRHCFQHILLNRSQQLFASCTAKFADGQQCSIPVFDITHQTPLCEEHAKKMDNFLRGDVNRRVQHQHQQQRKPRKKTKPPALTKKHKKKRRRGPRRPQKPIPPAVPQGNLGMPSTSLALPSQASIRSPSTPDLSTDELPDDITNDMADIPNDLEDFSDVLPRLPDDLQDFDLFEGKNGELLPTTEEAEELVRALQAMGSYPDSLVCLTSMADLAPAEGVDHRAMVVFPGPVQQGGMGALLNSRIPTENFTSLELADNLLQSTGDHFPPSPPSQPTSQPPASCSNISSSSSAVTPSTTSLLTQTSITERTFSRTHASHVLAKSDVPTSSPQGSHYSSEHVPSPYSDHISSPHASSFQTDTPLLLDVPLSGVPGPPRSSWNNIPLPLADPTQFGNLIRSESHLISTSLSTPPATTLSVTLQPMAALSAMPQSAMTGLTTPPVPSSSLPSTSHDLLTSTQPKQQLPQFSAAFGHQLASHSGIPKDVQPSHSSTAPPAGFSIVSATAASANSATPPFTQSK